In one window of Lytechinus pictus isolate F3 Inbred chromosome 19, Lp3.0, whole genome shotgun sequence DNA:
- the LOC129282510 gene encoding uncharacterized protein LOC129282510 — translation MDRNNRPLDESADMTSAIAEQANVGNAGKQGVEISFRFPRIPCTKYNVIGNSKMRVRREQRHRDHKESVWRVPKAVQANLDAKVSEMPHADRTNGLAKGAVYGKRRRPFRQQESLNSHDKSSFYAARSEDSFKDFEINHTPRMVTLVDERFKTEKRYIARFYRQRSSALLSPIHKKRPSRTVSISLPSVVQEYDLTDPGKGDRPGPAKEKPISMIQLDKYHSKDCLYCDVAGQKYCSECRRKHRHIRIAESSPDSLKFPKLPSCHVQKHNHGAPSTEPMNDNGGKQAGRMQGHRYRERRASPALDEPPAHFKGYAKGNVRKQKTKYTILPRIDLPKITNDTDTRRF, via the coding sequence ATGGACCGTAATAACAGACCACTGGATGAATCAGCAGACATGACTTCTGCCATTGCCGAGCAAGCCAACGTGGGGAACGCAGGGAAACAAGGTGTAGAAATCAGCTTTCGATTTCCAAGGATACCATGCACAAAGTACAATGTCATAGGAAACTCCAAAATGAGGGTGAGAAGAGAGCAAAGGCATAGGGATCATAAAGAATCTGTCTGGAGGGTGCCGAAAGCAGTACAAGCTAATCTTGACGCGAAGGTATCAGAGATGCCCCACGCAGACAGAACGAATGGTTTGGCCAAAGGTGCAGTATACGGAAAGCGTCGACGCCCGTTCAGGCAGCAAGAGAGCTTGAATTCCCACGACAAATCCAGTTTCTATGCCGCGAGGTCCGAGGACAGTTTCAAAGATTTTGAGATCAACCATACTCCGAGAATGGTCACACTTGTAGATGAACGGTTCAAGACTGAGAAGAGGTACATTGCTAGATTCTATCGACAACGCAGTAGTGCCCTGTTGAGTCCAATTCACAAGAAACGTCCTTCTAGGACTGTATCTATTTCGTTGCCGAGCGTAGTCCAGGAATACGACTTGACCGACCCAGGTAAAGGTGACCGACCAGGTCCTGCAAAGGAAAAACCGATATCCATGATCCAGTTGGACAAGTACCACTCGAAAGATTGCCTGTACTGTGATGTCGCTGGACAGAAATACTGCAGTGAGTGTAGACGAAAACATCGCCACATCCGAATAGCCGAATCCAGCCCCGATTCTCTGAAATTCCCTAAGTTACCATCTTGCCACGTACAGAAACACAATCATGGGGCGCCCTCTACCGAACCAATGAATGATAACGGAGGTAAGCAAGCAGGGAGAATGCAAGGACACCGTTATCGAGAGCGGAGAGCGTCACCTGCCCTTGACGAGCCTCCTGCTCACTTCAAAGGGTATGCGAAAGGAAATGTAAGGAAACAAAAGACGAAGTATACAATACTTCCGAGGATTGACCTGCCAAAAATTACAAACGATACTGATACTAGGCGTTTTTAA